One region of Methanobacterium sp. genomic DNA includes:
- a CDS encoding DUF362 domain-containing protein encodes MISKVYFSDFRSRNSRENKINKIRKLFKAADFESNINKNDLTAIKIHFGERGNDSYVNPVFVRQIVDGVRRAGARPFLTDTNTLYYGSRHNSVDHLNTAIMHGFDYAVTGAPLIIADGIRGENEIEIEINLKHFKTVKIAGDIEKADSMVVISHFKGHGMSGFGGAIKNLAMGCASPAGKLEQHECTKPLISAECMGCGKCLKSCPVSAMYLEAGKSKINYDVCIACNNCLMVCPESMIDLDFDNIQPFIEKMTEYAYGAVKSKQNKICYINFLMDITPDCDCVPWSDSPIVPDIGILASNDPVALDTASYHLVNEQHGFKNSLLIHNHEKGGDKFRGLYEKIEGNIQIKYGQEIGLGSMNYEMIRI; translated from the coding sequence ATGATAAGTAAAGTTTATTTTTCAGATTTCAGATCAAGGAATAGTAGGGAAAATAAGATCAATAAAATCAGAAAGCTTTTTAAAGCTGCAGATTTTGAAAGTAACATCAATAAAAATGATTTAACTGCCATTAAAATTCATTTTGGTGAGAGGGGAAATGATTCTTATGTAAATCCAGTGTTTGTAAGGCAAATTGTTGATGGCGTGAGGCGAGCAGGAGCCAGGCCATTTTTAACAGATACAAATACTCTTTATTACGGCAGCAGGCATAACTCTGTTGATCATTTAAACACCGCAATAATGCATGGATTTGATTACGCTGTTACTGGAGCACCGCTTATAATTGCAGATGGAATTCGTGGAGAAAATGAAATTGAAATTGAAATCAATTTGAAACATTTTAAAACCGTAAAAATTGCAGGAGATATAGAAAAAGCAGATTCGATGGTGGTAATATCTCATTTTAAAGGCCATGGGATGAGTGGATTTGGAGGAGCTATAAAAAACCTTGCTATGGGTTGTGCATCGCCTGCAGGTAAATTAGAGCAGCATGAATGTACCAAACCCTTAATATCAGCAGAATGCATGGGCTGCGGCAAATGTCTAAAATCATGTCCTGTTTCAGCCATGTACCTTGAAGCTGGAAAATCTAAAATAAACTATGATGTATGTATTGCCTGTAATAACTGTCTCATGGTCTGCCCTGAATCAATGATAGACCTGGACTTTGATAATATACAGCCTTTCATTGAAAAAATGACCGAATATGCTTATGGGGCAGTAAAAAGCAAACAAAACAAAATCTGTTATATTAACTTCCTTATGGACATAACCCCTGACTGTGACTGCGTTCCATGGAGTGATTCTCCAATAGTTCCAGATATTGGAATATTAGCTTCAAATGATCCTGTAGCTCTGGATACTGCCAGTTATCATCTTGTAAATGAGCAGCACGGGTTTAAAAACTCTCTTTTAATTCATAACCATGAAAAGGGAGGGGATAAGTTCAGGGGACTGTATGAAAAAATTGAAGGCAATATCCAGATAAAATATGGCCAGGAAATTGGACTTGGAAGTATGAATTATGAGATGATTAGAATATAA
- a CDS encoding glycosyltransferase — protein sequence MYVLSWIILIFLLIIASIKNRGSNKKMSVSIVIPAYNESKTVGSIIKVVKSLDIVNEVIVVDDGSTDQTAEIARKAGAIVISHTTNSGKGAALKTGFKNSKGDIIAFIDADLHNINSNQIKKIIKPILDGKADVTKTKFKRKSGRVTELTAKPLLNFFFPEVKFDQPLSGQFAAKRTFLNRIKFEEDYGVDVGIVLDANASGVRIKEVDIGQIEHKHSSIKGLNKMANEVVRTIVDRAMEYGRVSMMDTLGKYIRMSILGLSLTSLGLFSIFFINRIPAIIGALILVIGLIIALFYTFKLIRRSFKVFSKSDSKSSTMKSFFYMHFPILVSALILLAMIFTLLGGVQIDGGKLTIQPASGNLIIPLGTSPDLTKAEIRGPYIVDSALENENSTIRMPAEAMSTLEFSYGDFIYINNKRYLLNETRPEEYNIIRMPQDARNRMGLNIGNVILDGNLRNTFKNMYAEKSMALDPNFNNSNNLEVKKGIIINPSTENGRMINIYVDGQKVVSTAGIIENGTYSIYINNVKYRTIRINKNDPDKVTYVYWGNNVIKIEIGGPADSNAYFTTSDKGKFLNFLLSINPS from the coding sequence GTGTATGTTTTGTCATGGATTATTCTAATTTTTCTCCTGATAATAGCTTCCATAAAAAACAGGGGTTCCAACAAAAAAATGTCAGTATCCATTGTTATTCCAGCATATAACGAATCAAAAACAGTTGGATCTATTATTAAAGTTGTTAAGAGTCTTGATATTGTAAATGAGGTCATAGTTGTTGATGACGGCTCAACCGACCAGACAGCTGAAATTGCCAGAAAGGCCGGTGCAATAGTTATAAGTCATACTACTAATTCTGGAAAAGGGGCTGCCTTAAAGACAGGTTTTAAAAATTCTAAAGGAGATATAATTGCTTTTATCGATGCTGATCTCCATAATATAAATTCAAATCAGATTAAAAAAATCATTAAGCCAATACTGGATGGAAAGGCTGATGTAACCAAAACAAAATTTAAAAGAAAATCAGGAAGGGTCACTGAATTAACTGCAAAACCCTTATTAAATTTCTTTTTCCCGGAAGTGAAGTTTGATCAACCTCTAAGCGGACAGTTTGCAGCTAAACGGACTTTTTTAAACAGGATAAAATTTGAAGAAGATTACGGTGTTGACGTTGGAATAGTTCTGGATGCTAATGCAAGCGGCGTGAGGATAAAAGAAGTGGACATAGGCCAGATTGAACATAAACATTCTTCTATTAAGGGACTGAATAAAATGGCCAATGAAGTTGTAAGGACCATAGTAGACCGTGCCATGGAATACGGCAGAGTTTCAATGATGGACACCCTTGGAAAATATATAAGAATGAGTATTTTAGGTCTTTCGCTTACATCACTTGGACTTTTTTCAATATTCTTCATTAACAGAATCCCTGCAATAATCGGGGCTTTAATTTTAGTCATTGGGCTTATAATCGCCCTTTTCTACACATTCAAACTTATAAGAAGATCATTTAAAGTTTTTTCAAAATCAGATAGTAAATCATCTACCATGAAATCATTCTTCTACATGCATTTTCCTATTCTTGTTTCTGCATTGATACTTCTGGCCATGATTTTCACTCTTCTGGGAGGAGTACAGATCGATGGAGGCAAACTTACAATCCAGCCTGCATCTGGCAATCTTATAATCCCCCTGGGAACATCTCCAGATCTTACAAAAGCAGAAATAAGAGGACCCTATATTGTAGACAGCGCCCTTGAAAATGAAAATAGCACAATAAGGATGCCTGCAGAGGCTATGAGCACTTTAGAGTTTAGCTATGGTGATTTTATCTACATAAATAATAAAAGGTATTTACTGAATGAAACACGGCCAGAAGAGTATAACATAATTAGAATGCCACAAGATGCAAGAAATCGCATGGGATTGAATATAGGAAATGTTATACTTGATGGAAATCTCAGAAACACATTTAAAAACATGTACGCAGAAAAATCTATGGCTTTAGACCCTAATTTCAATAATTCAAATAATTTAGAGGTTAAAAAAGGTATAATCATAAATCCAAGTACAGAAAATGGTAGAATGATTAATATATATGTTGATGGACAAAAAGTAGTTAGTACAGCAGGAATAATTGAAAATGGAACCTACAGCATCTACATTAACAACGTAAAGTATAGAACAATTAGAATCAATAAAAATGATCCTGATAAAGTAACATATGTTTACTGGGGCAATAACGTAATTAAAATAGAAATAGGTGGTCCTGCAGATTCAAATGCATATTTTACAACATCGGATAAAGGTAAGTTCTTAAACTTTCTTTTAAGTATTAATCCATCATGA
- a CDS encoding UbiD family decarboxylase produces MREFLSALKKKFNVITVEEEISTKYEVAKVLREYPKDILIFKNVKGSDMEIVSGICNTRDKIARGIGVTVPEITKKIMEATLNPIRIKNIESVKKNYITQKEPDLSEIPVPTYYKKDGGAYITAGVIIAKDPETGIRNASIHRMLVSGKSRLGVRIVPRNLYTYYKKAEEMDKPLEVAIAIGMHPATLLATTTSVPITIDELEVANNFHNGNMKLMKCESVDLEVPEAEIIMEGKILPHVREPEGPFVDLTDTYDVIRNEPVIELDKIHCKENPYYHAIMPAGFEHRLLQGLPQEPRIYNAVLNTVPTVQNVVLTEGGCCWLHAAISVKKQTQGDGKNVLMAALAAHPSLKHAIVVDEDIDIFNLEDIEYAIATRVKGDEDIMIVPGARGSSLDPCATPDGTTTKVGVDATKPLDKKEKFERVSFSE; encoded by the coding sequence ATGAGAGAATTTTTAAGTGCTTTGAAAAAAAAATTCAATGTTATAACTGTTGAAGAAGAGATATCCACAAAATATGAAGTCGCAAAGGTCTTAAGAGAGTATCCAAAAGATATTTTAATCTTTAAGAATGTTAAAGGAAGCGATATGGAAATTGTTTCCGGTATCTGCAACACCCGGGATAAAATAGCCAGAGGAATAGGAGTTACTGTACCTGAAATTACAAAAAAGATAATGGAAGCTACCCTCAATCCAATCAGGATTAAAAACATTGAAAGTGTTAAAAAGAACTATATAACTCAAAAAGAGCCAGACTTAAGTGAAATCCCCGTACCAACTTACTACAAAAAAGACGGCGGAGCTTATATCACAGCAGGAGTTATAATTGCAAAAGACCCTGAAACAGGAATAAGGAATGCATCAATTCATAGAATGCTTGTTTCAGGTAAAAGCAGATTAGGAGTACGTATTGTTCCGCGAAATCTTTACACTTACTACAAAAAAGCAGAAGAAATGGATAAACCACTTGAAGTGGCAATTGCAATAGGAATGCATCCTGCAACGCTTCTTGCAACAACTACATCAGTTCCAATAACAATTGACGAGCTTGAAGTTGCCAATAATTTTCATAATGGAAACATGAAGCTTATGAAATGTGAAAGTGTTGATCTGGAGGTGCCTGAAGCTGAAATAATAATGGAAGGTAAAATTTTGCCTCATGTAAGAGAACCTGAAGGGCCATTTGTAGATTTAACAGATACTTATGATGTTATACGAAACGAACCAGTCATAGAGCTCGATAAAATTCATTGCAAAGAAAATCCGTACTATCATGCCATAATGCCTGCTGGATTTGAACACAGACTTCTCCAGGGACTTCCACAGGAGCCAAGAATCTATAATGCAGTTTTAAACACTGTTCCAACAGTCCAAAACGTGGTTTTAACTGAAGGGGGCTGCTGCTGGCTTCATGCAGCAATTTCTGTAAAGAAACAAACTCAGGGTGATGGAAAAAACGTTTTAATGGCTGCTCTTGCAGCACATCCTTCACTAAAACATGCAATTGTAGTTGATGAAGATATTGATATCTTTAATCTGGAAGATATTGAATATGCAATAGCAACAAGGGTTAAAGGCGATGAAGATATTATGATTGTGCCTGGAGCGAGAGGTTCTTCGCTTGATCCGTGTGCAACGCCTGATGGTACAACTACTAAGGTCGGAGTTGATGCAACTAAGCCATTGGATAAAAAAGAGAAGTTTGAAAGGGTTAGTTTTAGTGAATGA
- the amrS gene encoding AmmeMemoRadiSam system radical SAM enzyme: MKKEVMTYEKFHDALRCKVCERKCVIAEGDAGFCSMRANIDGKLCALNYGAASSVAVDPIEKKPLFHFYPGTTVFSLGSIGCNFRCKHCQNWNISQVGLGEIPTQEILPKEAIRLTKQYGCKSIAWTYNEPTMWFEYTYDSAKLAKKEDIKTVYVTNGYMSEESFELIRPYLDAANIDLKGMSDKFYRELCQARLQPVLDNIKRFYESDIHIEITNLIIPGYNDSEEDIRALINFMVDETGLEVPLHFTRFFPYYELGQLPPTPVESLRRAYNMAKDAGMKYVYIGNVSTGGEESTFCPECGEVLIERDGFEIVSDELKKTRKCPTCKAPINIIS, from the coding sequence ATGAAAAAGGAAGTCATGACATATGAAAAATTCCATGATGCCCTTAGATGTAAGGTATGTGAGAGAAAGTGTGTTATAGCAGAGGGAGATGCAGGATTTTGTAGCATGAGGGCAAATATAGATGGTAAGCTCTGTGCCCTTAATTATGGTGCAGCATCATCTGTAGCAGTTGATCCAATAGAAAAAAAGCCTCTTTTCCATTTTTATCCAGGTACAACTGTTTTTTCACTTGGAAGTATTGGATGTAATTTCAGATGTAAACACTGCCAGAACTGGAATATATCTCAGGTGGGTTTAGGTGAAATTCCAACACAGGAAATACTTCCAAAAGAAGCTATAAGGCTTACAAAGCAGTACGGATGCAAATCTATTGCCTGGACCTACAACGAACCCACCATGTGGTTTGAATATACCTATGACTCAGCTAAACTTGCAAAAAAAGAAGATATAAAAACAGTTTATGTTACAAATGGATATATGAGCGAAGAATCCTTTGAACTAATCAGACCCTATCTTGATGCAGCTAACATTGATTTAAAGGGCATGTCCGATAAATTCTATAGAGAACTGTGTCAGGCAAGGCTTCAGCCAGTTTTAGACAATATAAAACGTTTCTATGAAAGTGATATCCACATAGAAATCACTAATCTAATAATTCCAGGATACAATGACTCTGAAGAGGATATTAGGGCTCTAATAAACTTTATGGTGGATGAAACTGGTTTAGAAGTTCCCCTGCATTTTACAAGATTTTTTCCATACTATGAATTAGGCCAGCTCCCTCCCACACCTGTAGAATCTCTAAGAAGAGCTTATAATATGGCTAAAGATGCTGGAATGAAATATGTATACATTGGAAATGTTTCCACAGGTGGAGAAGAGAGTACTTTCTGTCCGGAATGTGGTGAAGTTCTTATAGAACGTGATGGCTTTGAAATTGTAAGTGATGAACTTAAAAAGACAAGGAAATGTCCAACATGTAAAGCTCCCATAAATATTATTAGTTAA
- the cobJ gene encoding precorrin-3B C(17)-methyltransferase — protein sequence MISVIGIGPSREDMTIRALNAIKNADVIIGYKAYIKQIEDLIEEKEIFKKGMGDEIERAEIAVQKSREGKNVAVISSGDPGVFGMANVFFQLIGKYSDIEVEVIPGVTAAVFTASKLGAPLHDFAVISLSNILTPLSEIKRKVEFAAKGDFVIVIYNPLSRTRKIPFEEAYKILLKIRKDSTPVGIVRSEDEKVQVTVTTLKELKDHEINMSTTLIIGNSMTYIQEGYLVTPRGYVVRSKIHPLSREFYERFLEEGTIKGPNFECDYYPCHEGRVNCTFCYCPFYPCGDSSTGGKWIKEKNVWSCEACTWIHEDKVVDCILKKFPEIVREVDDLKKRRKELLKLRRECIQMTA from the coding sequence ATGATCAGTGTTATAGGTATAGGGCCTTCTCGTGAAGATATGACCATCAGAGCTTTAAATGCGATCAAAAATGCTGATGTGATTATCGGCTACAAAGCATACATAAAGCAGATAGAAGACCTGATTGAAGAGAAAGAAATCTTTAAAAAGGGAATGGGTGATGAAATTGAACGTGCTGAAATTGCAGTACAAAAATCAAGGGAAGGGAAAAATGTTGCTGTAATAAGTTCTGGAGATCCTGGCGTTTTTGGAATGGCCAACGTTTTTTTCCAGTTGATTGGTAAATACAGTGATATTGAAGTGGAGGTTATTCCGGGAGTAACAGCAGCAGTCTTTACAGCATCGAAGCTTGGTGCACCTCTCCATGATTTTGCAGTTATCAGTTTAAGTAATATTTTAACTCCTCTATCTGAAATAAAGCGTAAAGTGGAGTTTGCAGCAAAAGGAGATTTTGTTATTGTTATATACAACCCTTTAAGCAGGACAAGAAAGATACCTTTTGAAGAAGCATACAAAATCCTTCTTAAAATCAGGAAAGATTCGACTCCTGTAGGTATTGTAAGAAGTGAGGATGAAAAAGTTCAGGTTACAGTTACAACACTTAAAGAATTGAAAGATCATGAGATTAACATGTCCACAACGCTTATTATTGGAAATTCAATGACTTACATCCAGGAAGGTTATTTAGTAACCCCCAGAGGCTATGTTGTTAGATCAAAGATACATCCACTTTCAAGGGAATTTTATGAACGCTTTTTAGAAGAGGGGACAATTAAGGGCCCTAATTTTGAATGTGATTATTATCCCTGTCATGAAGGAAGGGTTAACTGTACTTTCTGTTACTGTCCATTTTATCCCTGTGGAGATAGCTCTACTGGAGGTAAATGGATAAAGGAAAAGAATGTTTGGAGCTGTGAAGCCTGTACATGGATACATGAAGATAAAGTGGTGGACTGTATTTTAAAAAAATTCCCTGAAATTGTTAGGGAAGTTGATGACCTTAAAAAAAGAAGAAAAGAACTTTTAAAACTTAGAAGGGAATGCATTCAAATGACAGCATAA
- a CDS encoding DNA-directed DNA polymerase II small subunit, translated as MNDDIILKFTNASILVNDKAYERIKKHENSLELVDSLIDELTSFEEDIFIITEEFIDKYFKNNDSFFINEDNECVQTDDVIEHEIYGQSKSETPKAILKPSQSKFQTGRPFDFHIIQDTSKKSYTSGEIKDFTAYFKSRYHKLKDMLDKRENLKDNRPINKIRKSEDVIKIIGMVNDVNNTKNNHKIIELEDETGSISCLIHNENHQLFERAEKIVKDEIIGIVGSKKGSFVIASDLVHPGVPRIEEKTMDFSTVFISDVHIGSSTFLDDAFNKFIKWINGDFGDDNQQEIASNVKYLLIAGDLVDGIGIYPHQERELTIKDIYKQYDEAARLLGEIRTDIKIVIAPGNHDAVRLAEPQPSISRSYAESLYELKNAEFVSNPGIVSLDGINTLIYHGRSFDDMAMSIKGFSHQQSDLIMRDLLEKRHLTPIYGERTPLAPEYEDHMVIEEIPDIFHTGHVHINAYKKYKGVHMINSGTFQSQTEFQKIYNIMPTCAEVPVLHNGSFKLLKFT; from the coding sequence ATGAACGATGATATCATTTTAAAATTCACCAATGCCAGCATTCTTGTAAACGATAAAGCATATGAGCGCATTAAAAAACATGAAAACTCTCTTGAACTTGTTGATTCACTTATTGATGAGTTAACCAGCTTTGAAGAAGACATATTCATTATAACTGAAGAATTTATTGATAAATATTTTAAAAATAATGATTCATTTTTTATTAATGAGGATAATGAATGTGTACAAACTGATGATGTCATTGAACACGAAATATATGGGCAGTCAAAATCAGAAACCCCGAAAGCCATTCTTAAACCATCCCAAAGTAAATTTCAAACTGGAAGGCCCTTTGATTTTCATATAATTCAGGATACCAGCAAAAAATCGTATACCAGTGGGGAAATTAAAGATTTTACAGCCTATTTTAAAAGCAGGTATCACAAGCTAAAGGATATGCTGGATAAACGGGAGAATTTAAAGGACAATCGTCCTATAAACAAAATAAGAAAGAGTGAAGATGTCATAAAAATAATTGGAATGGTGAATGATGTCAACAACACCAAAAATAACCATAAGATTATTGAATTAGAGGATGAAACCGGAAGTATCTCCTGTTTAATACATAATGAAAATCATCAGCTCTTTGAAAGAGCAGAAAAAATAGTTAAGGATGAAATCATTGGAATTGTAGGTAGTAAAAAGGGATCATTTGTAATAGCATCTGATCTGGTTCATCCGGGTGTTCCAAGGATTGAAGAAAAGACAATGGACTTTTCTACGGTTTTTATTTCAGATGTACACATTGGAAGCTCTACATTTCTTGATGATGCATTTAATAAATTCATAAAATGGATTAACGGGGATTTTGGAGATGACAATCAACAGGAAATTGCCAGTAATGTTAAATATCTTCTTATTGCAGGAGATCTGGTAGATGGAATTGGTATTTATCCTCACCAGGAGAGGGAACTTACCATCAAAGACATTTACAAGCAGTACGATGAAGCTGCCAGGCTTTTAGGTGAAATCAGGACTGATATTAAAATTGTAATTGCTCCTGGAAATCACGATGCGGTCAGATTAGCTGAACCACAACCTTCAATTTCCAGATCATATGCAGAATCTCTATACGAACTTAAAAATGCTGAATTTGTAAGCAATCCCGGAATAGTAAGTTTAGATGGAATTAACACCCTTATTTATCATGGAAGAAGTTTTGATGATATGGCCATGTCTATTAAAGGATTTTCTCACCAGCAGTCAGACTTAATAATGAGAGATCTGCTTGAAAAACGGCATTTGACCCCGATATATGGTGAAAGAACTCCTCTTGCACCTGAATATGAAGACCATATGGTAATAGAAGAAATTCCAGACATTTTTCATACAGGACACGTACATATTAACGCTTATAAGAAGTATAAAGGCGTTCACATGATAAATTCAGGGACATTCCAGTCTCAAACAGAGTTCCAGAAGATCTACAACATCATGCCCACATGCGCAGAAGTGCCTGTACTCCATAATGGTTCTTTCAAACTGCTTAAATTTACCTGA
- a CDS encoding class II aldolase/adducin family protein, whose amino-acid sequence MDINKILKDLVDASHSVNSKGLTPWKSGNISCRFYENGISKVAITKSGISKGNMGISDIIIIDMDGNILEGQGKPSSETFLHLGIYSEREDINAVVHTHSPHAVGFSMSKKELKRLEGFESIENSHIPWVKYSKPGSMKLAGDTAKIMKYEDAVILKNHGVVAAGPNLDEAILLAEYIEHIARIQFISHVLGLKSR is encoded by the coding sequence ATGGATATAAATAAAATATTAAAGGATCTAGTTGATGCTTCACATTCTGTTAACAGTAAAGGCCTTACTCCATGGAAATCTGGGAATATAAGCTGTAGATTTTATGAAAATGGAATTTCAAAGGTTGCAATTACTAAAAGCGGTATTTCTAAAGGAAATATGGGGATTAGTGATATTATAATAATTGATATGGATGGGAATATCCTTGAAGGACAGGGTAAACCCTCTTCTGAGACTTTTCTGCACCTTGGAATTTACAGTGAAAGAGAAGATATAAATGCAGTGGTGCACACTCATTCCCCTCATGCAGTAGGCTTTTCAATGTCAAAAAAGGAATTAAAAAGGCTGGAAGGTTTTGAATCCATTGAAAACTCCCACATTCCATGGGTAAAGTATTCAAAGCCTGGAAGTATGAAGCTTGCAGGAGATACAGCAAAAATAATGAAATATGAAGACGCCGTAATTTTAAAAAACCATGGTGTTGTCGCTGCAGGGCCAAATCTGGATGAAGCTATTCTTCTTGCAGAATATATTGAACATATTGCCAGAATTCAGTTTATATCCCATGTTTTGGGTTTAAAATCCAGGTAA
- a CDS encoding UPF0147 family protein, with the protein MNEEAFNRVTEILQHIMEDTSVPRNIRRAAEESRDILAKGDEEPTIRASTVVSILDEISNDPNIPIHARTLIWNVLSELESIRD; encoded by the coding sequence ATGAACGAAGAAGCATTTAATAGGGTTACTGAGATATTACAGCACATTATGGAAGATACAAGCGTGCCACGGAATATTAGAAGGGCTGCTGAAGAATCCAGGGATATTTTAGCTAAAGGGGATGAAGAACCAACAATTCGTGCAAGTACGGTGGTTTCAATCCTTGATGAAATTAGTAACGATCCTAACATTCCTATACATGCAAGAACTCTTATCTGGAATGTTTTAAGTGAGTTAGAGTCTATTCGAGACTAA
- a CDS encoding helix-turn-helix domain-containing protein, with amino-acid sequence MKTITKSYKYRIYPNKEQQDILEFNMGSARFVFNHIKVMYELYRKQTVEYGLKPVYANRKLFNNILNDLKKHHPFLKEANSTALQKAYDNLINAYKMMGKSNHGGVKFKSRKNPVQSFRTLNAKIVEGN; translated from the coding sequence ATGAAAACCATAACTAAATCCTACAAATATAGAATATATCCAAATAAAGAGCAACAGGATATATTAGAATTTAACATGGGCAGCGCACGCTTTGTATTCAACCATATCAAAGTCATGTATGAACTATACAGAAAACAGACAGTGGAATACGGTTTAAAACCAGTATATGCAAACAGAAAACTGTTCAATAACATATTAAATGATTTAAAGAAACACCATCCATTTTTAAAAGAAGCTAACAGCACAGCCCTTCAAAAAGCATATGATAACCTCATAAATGCCTATAAAATGATGGGTAAATCTAATCATGGAGGGGTGAAATTCAAATCCCGTAAAAATCCCGTACAATCATTCAGAACCTTAAACGCTAAAATAGTGGAGGGAAACTAA
- a CDS encoding cobalt-precorrin 5A hydrolase, which produces MKIAIITITEDAQKLAISVAHDLKQDPIVISVKIFNKGVKKALKNAFSEYDCILGIMATGIMVRNICPLIKNKMEDPAVLVMDDKGKHVISLLSGHFGGANDIALKIAEISGAEPVITTATDVHGKIGIDSLARKYYFDIEDVSKIKTINSALIDDKEVNLYVPEKYEFVFKDPLVEKSYNPCKSFNNELKAIYEENSVILKPKKLVFGIGARKNVSKSKVQRAVFEAVKLLNLFPERIDSFATAEIKKEELGIVKTALNLGVPLEIVTINQIKSLKHPDCSHSKLVKEKFGIGGVCEPAALIAAGKNSRLVFKKTSYDGVTVAVAVSLYR; this is translated from the coding sequence ATGAAAATTGCCATAATCACAATAACTGAAGATGCCCAAAAACTTGCGATCAGCGTTGCTCACGACTTAAAACAGGATCCAATAGTAATTTCTGTTAAAATATTTAATAAAGGCGTTAAAAAAGCTTTAAAAAATGCTTTTAGTGAATATGACTGTATACTGGGGATTATGGCAACAGGAATAATGGTCAGGAACATATGTCCTTTAATTAAAAATAAGATGGAGGATCCAGCAGTTCTGGTTATGGATGATAAGGGTAAACACGTCATCAGTTTGCTTTCAGGGCATTTTGGAGGGGCTAATGATATTGCATTAAAAATAGCAGAAATTTCAGGTGCTGAACCTGTAATAACAACAGCTACTGATGTTCATGGTAAAATAGGAATAGATTCGCTTGCCAGAAAGTATTATTTTGATATTGAGGATGTTTCAAAAATAAAAACAATTAATTCGGCCTTAATTGATGATAAAGAAGTTAATTTATATGTGCCTGAAAAATATGAATTTGTTTTTAAAGATCCACTGGTTGAAAAATCTTATAATCCGTGTAAATCATTTAATAATGAGTTGAAAGCTATTTATGAAGAAAATTCTGTTATTTTAAAGCCTAAAAAGCTTGTTTTTGGAATTGGGGCACGTAAAAATGTATCCAAAAGTAAAGTACAGAGAGCTGTCTTTGAAGCAGTTAAATTACTTAATTTATTCCCTGAAAGAATTGATTCATTTGCAACTGCAGAAATAAAGAAAGAAGAATTAGGGATAGTTAAAACTGCACTGAATTTAGGAGTACCTCTTGAAATAGTTACGATTAACCAGATTAAATCACTGAAACATCCTGATTGCTCACATTCGAAACTGGTAAAAGAGAAATTTGGTATTGGTGGAGTTTGTGAACCAGCAGCTTTAATTGCAGCCGGGAAAAATTCGAGGCTTGTATTTAAAAAAACATCTTATGATGGAGTTACAGTTGCAGTTGCTGTTTCTTTATACAGATGA